From the genome of Onthophagus taurus isolate NC chromosome 5, IU_Otau_3.0, whole genome shotgun sequence, one region includes:
- the LOC139429800 gene encoding uncharacterized protein — protein MADHKLSKLILRRNGYLNRLIETADAAHTVSDSNDLKLIFIARANDSEDTYKEFKTLHNQVIGLIDEADFDTHDAIRKQADESYFTIKAVNYRISSEISKPKDPPIPINSPKLNKISLPVFSGDYKSWPSFYDLYRSLVHENQSLSEVAKYQYLLTSISGEALHLVKGLPMTEANYSIAFKTLKTRYQNKRHLATLYYNEIQSVTIKQSTEGSAKAYRMLIDTFSENVEGLRTLGFPVDDWDFLLFNLLLQKLDTSIKTKFETEHSEFEIPTYIQLISFLENQSKALDSVKLTSSVKGPKPSLKSTSTFATEIKQKLSCILCKMNHNLYQCDKFLEKSPSQRFNIISDNKFCKNCLGYRHHTSKCNSNKTCRICNKRHHTLLHLNLTPLDKSSPNPNSTGTSTQPHTVASATNTVATILLPVAELDVQDRFGKYHKVRALIDTCSMINFISENLQKRLQLVRSIHSVPIEGLNNMSSNCNNGSVECYIKPCNVFQPTLHFTAVISQRICSEHPSISIDVSAYPHLQDLNISKTQSSPGPIDILLGAELVPYILTGDRRVGGMDEPAALGSIFGWLLTGRSADSSFPESNISLLVEPSLDSCLRKFWELEQMSEIVPEDPEDRQCDAHFQSTYNRTSEGRFIVSLPFRTPTPKLGESYTQAHRRYLYLERKLIKDSEIFQKYKIFMEDYLAKGHMSPVCSDDYRNENAYYIPHHYVLNPNSLKLRVVFDASAKTKSGLSLNDILLTGSKLQNNLCSILIKFRYFPIVFICDIKQMYRQILLISHQRDFQRILWRNYHTNEFCEYQLNTVTYGVSSAPYLALRTIKELAKLYAAEFPEASQVLINDMYVDDVVTGSFSVRDALHLQEQIIKLLSLGGFELAKWASNCPKLMKRVRPDGVTSPVSLDHAENGFIKVLGLHWDPSIDTFGFSSLPRNDPCTKRAILSNIARIFDPLGFITPCILAAKYLIQQLWLEKCDWDDTPSEKIKIYWIQYKEQLPQLSQLRIPRSVQLADDRSIELHLFSDASMVGYCAVAYLRLISPDNSIKVNFLCARSRVAPLKITSLPRLELCGAVLLSDLAEFLISNLSCIAQPKVFAWCDSTIVLGWLKSSPHRWKTFVANRTSHIQNIIPGECWRHVSSLDNPADPGSRGLLPAEMVGCQLWWNGPVWLPCPSSDWPTQVIATLAEKLPEEKHVVAVNTTTKTDNFLLTLMERCSSLSKIKNVVAYVLRFVAGCRKLNQHRRLPISMLEKQTALHTLARQVQLEHFPDVLRSLHTGSLPAKPYRKLAPFIGEGDLIRVGGRLRHSDLVYDAKHPILLPCKSRLSELIVQHLHQENLHPGYRTLHALIANQFWIMSPRTVIYRVISRCLKCFRARPKSINSFMADLPTFRIQQMKAFTTAGVDYAGPFFVTARRHRGAKTFKAYICLFVCAATKAIHLELVSDLTAEAFLAALRRFVARRGTCIRLFSDQGTNFVGAYRQLNEYAQMAGETLGIEWLFNPPAAPNFNGLSEAGVKSAKTHLKRVIGDQVLTFEELYTLVTQIESILNSRPLCPLGSDPNDLQPLTPGHFLTLSPASNEIPNVDLQNVPNGRLSRWALLQKMMQHFWKRWSLEYLHTLQQRAKWTTPTANIPLNTVVLIKNDQQPPWCWKLGRIIQTHPGLDGVVRVVTVRTAQGELQRPVTKICPLPSEM, from the coding sequence ATGGCTGATCacaaactttcaaaattaatcttaCGCCGTAACGGTTACCTTAATCGTTTAATTGAAACGGCTGATGCTGCTCATACTGTATCTGACagtaatgatttaaaattaattttcattgcCCGTGCTAATGACTCTGAAGACACATATAAAGAATTCAAAACGCTGCACAATCAGGTTATTGGGCTTATAGATGAGGCGGATTTTGATACCCATGATGCTATACGTAAACAAGCTGATGAATCTTACTTTACGATAAAAGCCGTCAATTATAGAATTTCCTCTGAAATTTCCAAACCAAAAGATCCTCCTATACCTATTAATTCTcctaaattgaataaaatttcgcTCCCAGTATTCTCAGGCGATTACAAGAGCTGGCCAAGCTTTTACGATCTGTACCGATCTTTAGTACATGAAAATCAGTCATTATCAGAGGTAGCGAAGTACCAATATCTCTTAACATCGATTTCCGGAGAAGCTTTGCATCTTGTAAAGGGTTTGCCGATGACGGAGGCGAATTATTCGATCGCcttcaaaactttaaaaactagATATCAAAATAAACGACATCTGGCGACTCtatattataatgaaattcAAAGCGTTACAATCAAACAATCAACTGAAGGTTCCGCTAAGGCCTATCGGATGTTGATAGACACTTTTTCTGAGAACGTTGAAGGGTTAAGAACGCTGGGCTTTCCTGTTGATGATTgggattttttattatttaatcttttgttGCAAAAATTAGACACGTCAATTAAGACAAAATTTGAAACAGAACATAGTGAATTCGAAATCCCAACTTATATccaattaataagttttttggaGAATCAATCAAAGGCCTTAGATTCAGTTAAATTAACATCGTCAGTCAAGGGACCTAAACCGTCGTTAAAGTCCACGTCAACTTTTGCTactgaaataaaacaaaaactaagctgtattttatgtaaaatgaaccatAACCTTTATCAGTGCGATAAATTTCTCGAAAAGTCTCCTTCACAGCGGTTTAACATCATTTCTGACAATAAGTTCTGCAAGAATTGCTTAGGATACCGTCATCATACAAGTAAATGCaactcaaataaaacttgtagAATTTGCAATAAGCGACACCATACgcttttacatttaaatttaactccgCTGGACAAATCTTCACCAAATCCAAATTCAACTGGTACGTCAACCCAACCTCATACTGTCGCTTCTGCTACCAATACCGTCGCTACTATTTTACTTCCGGTCGCAGAATTGGATGTTCAGGATCGATTTGGAAAATACCATAAAGTCAGAGCTCTAATCGACACCTGCAGTATGATCAATTTCATCAGTGAAAACCTTCAAAAGCGATTGCAACTGGTCCGCTCGATTCATTCTGTACCGATTGAGGGTTTGAATAATATGTCATCCAATTGTAACAACGGCTCTGTTGAATGCTATATCAAGCCGTGCAATGTCTTTCAACCTACGTTACACTTCACCGCTGTAATCAGTCAACGTATCTGTTCAGAACATCCCAGCATCTCCATTGATGTTTCTGCGTATCCGCATTTGCAAGATCTTAATATATCTAAAACTCAATCATCTCCTGGGCCAATCGACATACTATTGGGTGCTGAACTGGTGCCATATATTCTTACTGGTGATCGTCGTGTTGGGGGCATGGATGAACCGGCTGCCTTGGGTTCTATTTTTGGATGGTTATTGACGGGAAGATCTGCTGATTCGTCGTTTCCAGAGTCCAATATTTCATTATTGGTTGAACCATCACTTGATTCATGCCTTCGCAAGTTTTGGGAGCTGGAACAAATGAGCGAGATCGTTCCTGAAGATCCTGAAGATCGTCAATGTGACGCACATTTCCAATCTACCTATAATCGCACCTCTGAAGGAAGATTTATAGTCTCACTTCCATTTCGTACACCTACTCCCAAGCTAGGTGAATCTTATACGCAAGCGCATCGTCGATATTTATATCTCGagagaaaattaatcaaagattcggagatttttcaaaaatacaaaatatttatggAAGATTATTTAGCTAAAGGCCACATGTCTCCAGTATGTAGTGATGATTATCGCAATGAAAACGCCTATTATATCCCTCACCACTACGTCCTAAATCCCAATTCCTTAAAACTCCGAGTTGTTTTCGATGCCTCCGCCAAAACTAAGTCAGGCTTATCGTTAAACGATATTTTATTGACTGgatcaaaattacaaaacaatttatgCTCTATACTTATCAAATTTCGTTACTTTCCAATCGTCTTCATTTGCGACATTAAGCAAATGTATCGTCAAATTTTACTCATTTCCCATCAGCGAGATTTCCAACGTATCCTTTGGAGAAACTATCACACAAATGAGTTTTGTGAGTATCAACTTAATACCGTCACTTATGGTGTTTCTTCTGCCCCGTATTTGGCATTGCGCACAATTAAGGAACTAGCTAAGCTCTATGCGGCAGAATTTCCAGAGGCTTCTCAGGTGTTAATAAACGATATGTACGTAGACGATGTTGTTACCGGGAGTTTTTCAGTTCGCGACGCGCTGCATCTACaagaacaaattattaaattactttCATTGGGTGGTTTTGAACTAGCCAAGTGGGCTAGCAATTGTCCTAAACTAATGAAGCGAGTCCGTCCCGATGGTGTTACTTCCCCAGTGTCTCTCGATCACGCTGAGAATGGTTTTATTAAGGTCTTGGGCCTTCATTGGGACCCTTCGATCGACACCTTTGGGTTCTCAAGTCTTCCAAGAAATGACCCGTGCACAAAAAGGGCAATACTTTCAAACATTGCCCGTATTTTCGACCCTTTGGGATTCATAACACCATGCATATTGGCCgcaaaatatttaattcagCAATTATGGCTGGAAAAGTGTGACTGGGATGATACACCGtctgaaaaaatcaaaatttattggatCCAATACAAAGAGCAGCTGCCACAGTTATCACAATTAAGAATACCTCGTTCCGTTCAATTGGCAGATGATAGATCCATAGAACTTCATTTATTTTCCGATGCCTCTATGGTCGGATACTGTGCGGTGGCGTATCTCAGGTTAATATCACCAGATAATTCTATTAAAGTCAATTTTCTCTGTGCAAGGTCTAGAGTAGCACCACTTAAAATCACATCGTTACCTCGTTTGGAACTCTGTGGTGCTGTTCTGTTATCTGATTTGGCTGAGTTTCTCATCTCCAATCTATCCTGCATCGCTCAACCTAAGGTGTTCGCATGGTGTGACTCCACAATAGTTTTGGGTTGGCTGAAGTCATCTCCACATCGTTGGAAGACATTTGTCGCCAACCGCACCAGCCacattcaaaatataataccTGGCGAGTGTTGGCGTCATGTGTCATCATTGGATAATCCAGCGGATCCTGGATCccgtggtctacttccggcgGAAATGGTTGGATGTCAGTTATGGTGGAATGGTCCAGTCTGGTTACCATGTCCATCGTCCGACTGGCCTACCCAAGTAATCGCAACCCTTGCCGAGAAATTACCCGAAGAGAAACATGTAGTGGCTGTTAATACAACGACGAAAACCGACAACTTTTTACTTACATTGATGGAACGCTGTTCATCTCTaagtaagattaaaaatgtaGTAGCTTATGTGTTGAGATTCGTTGCAGGTTGTCGAAAATTGAATCAACATCGCCGTCTACCTATATCAATGTTGGAGAAGCAGACCGCACTTCATACTTTGGCACGTCAAGTTCAATTGGAACACTTTCCGGATGTCCTTCGAAGCTTACACACTGGTAGTTTACCCGCAAAACCATATCGTAAATTGGCACCATTCATTGGCGAGGGAGATTTGATTAGAGTGGGTGGACGTTTGAGACACTCTGATCTGGTCTACGATGCGAAACATCCTATATTGTTACCATGTAAAAGTCGTCTGAGCGAATTAATTGTTCAACACTTACATCAAGAAAATTTGCACCCTGGTTATAGAACGTTACATGCGCTGATAGCAAATCAATTCTGGATTATGTCACCTCGCACCGTAATTTATAGAGTGATATCCagatgtttaaaatgttttcgaGCACGTCCCAAATCAATCAATTCATTTATGGCTGATTTGCCTACTTTTAGAATACAGCAAATGAAGGCCTTTACTACGGCTGGTGTTGATTATGCTGGCCCATTCTTTGTAACTGCCAGAAGACATCGAGGAGCAAAAACCTTTAAAGCGTATATATGTCTCTTTGTTTGTGCTGCAACCAAGGCTATTCATCTAGAATTAGTCTCTGACTTAACCGCCGAAGCTTTCTTAGCCGCTTTACGCCGATTTGTTGCTCGACGAGGCACATGTATTCGACTGTTTTCAGACCAAGGCACTAATTTCGTGGGAGCATACCGCCAATTAAACGAGTACGCCCAAATGGCGGGTGAAACGTTGGGTATAGAGTGGCTATTCAACCCTCCCGCGGCACCAAATTTTAACGGACTGAGTGAAGCTGGTGTCAAGTCCGCAAAAACCCATTTGAAGAGGGTTATTGGAGACCAGGTGTTAACATTTGAAGAACTTTATACTTTAGTTACTCAAATTGAATCTATCCTTAATTCTCGCCCACTATGTCCACTTGGATCCGATCCAAATGACCTTCAGCCCCTCACTCCTGGTCATTTTCTTACATTATCACCAGCATCTAATGAAATTCCGAATGTCGATTTACAGAATGTCCCAAATGGCCGTTTGTCTAGATGGGCTTTGCTCCAGAAGATGATGCAACATTTTTGGAAGAGGTGGAGCTTAGAATATTTACACACATTGCAGCAAAGGGCCAAGTGGACTACTCCAACAGCTAATATACCGCTAAACACCGTCGTACTAATAAAAAACGATCAACAGCCTCCTTGGTGTTGGAAGTTGGGACGTATTATTCAAACACATCCCGGTTTGGATGGCGTCGTTCGGGTGGTGACCGTCCGCACCGCTCAAGGGGAACTACAACGCCCAGTAACGAAAATCTGCCCACTACCTTCAGAAATGTAA